A region of the Corticium candelabrum chromosome 4, ooCorCand1.1, whole genome shotgun sequence genome:
CGAATTTCCAGTGTAAGTGTCGTCATTTTGGCATATTCGTCTATTTATTTAAGTTAAACAATATATACgtatacagtatactgtactgtataagGCGTGGTCACTGCTGTATGTATATCCTCAAAGTTAACTCTGCTTCTTCCAGAACACTACGAAATGGATCCGAAATCTTTTCAAACTATGCGTGCGAGTGGTACTCTGTGCGACTGCACGATACAAATTGGCGATGAGCAGTCGGAGGTGCACGGTGTAGTGATGGCGTCACGTTCCGACTACTTTCGAGGTTTGTTAGAGTCGGGGATGAAAGACGCCAATCTAGTCGATCTATCCAACATGCCAGCAAACCACGACACCATCAACTTGATCGTCGACTTCTGCTACGGCATGCGAGGTCAAGACAGACTCGATGAGTCGAACATTGCTCACGTGCTCTGCTCTGCCCTCTATCTCCAAATGTCCGGACAAAACAACCTGACAGGGATCTGTCGAGACAAACTGAGAAAGCTAACCGAACAAAACCTAACGAGCTGCCTAACCATTTTAGACAACTGTACTGACATCGGAGTTGTTGCAGAGAGAGAGGGCGTGATGGAGAAATGCGTGGAAGCGGCAGTGCGTCACTTCCAATCGTATGAAGAAGACGAAAATGGGCCTTTCGATGACTTTTGTAAGTCTGTAGGGTTAGAAAACCTTCCTATTCGCTGGATGGAGCAAATTCTAGAAAAAATGCAGCAAAGTGAATGTGATTTAGCGATGATCACGTCTGTGTCTACCGTTTACGTTACTTCTATTATCAGCTGCTACTACGAGGGAAGTCAGATGGAAGGAAACTCTCCATATTCTCTTGACACTAATCGCCCATCAGCAGCAAGCCCGACAACTCTGCTCGAAGCATTTGAAACGATCATGAGTTATGTTCCTGACGAAGCCACGACATTATGCTCCCGTGCTGTAGTCCCAACTTGGTTTGCTAGATCTTTAGAGTTCGCAACCAAACATTCTCTGGCATCTGCTAGTCGTATATTCTCTATGTGTGCAAGCATATATCAGAAACTGGCAGAGAGTAACGATGAGGACACTGTTGTTTACAAGTTGAAACCAAATATTATAATAGAACTGAACAGAGTGACTCAAGCCAATCACGGCCATTTTGCTGATTGTGTAAAGAAATTGACCGACCGCTACCTTCTAGTACAAGTTCGGCACCGATCTCTAACTCCGTCTGATTTTGTACAAGTTCTGCAATCCACTGATTGGTGCAGCAGAGAGTCGTTTGACGCTCCTTTTGTGGCTCTAAACGAAATGCTAGAAATTCCCGAAGATGTCATGCAGATAGATAAAGATGAGATTGCAAACATGGTTGCAAACATTGATTTTACAAAGTTAAGTCAAGATGAGCTAGAGAGAGCAGcagcaaacagcaaaattCCGAGAGAAGTCATCATGATGGCTGCAGTCAATGTTTGCTCGACGTTACGTTCTGAGATCGCCATCACATCTCAAGCACTTAACGACGAAAAAATAGAAGCAACAATTTTAAAATCAGCTTCAGATACTGCAAATCAAAGTATCAAACTACTAAGGAAGCAGAATGAAACATTACAGACCCAACTTCAAATAGAAGAAGATGTAATGGAGTGGATCAAGAAGATCGTTGGCAATTGGACTCAAAGCACTAGCATGGTCGAGCGTACGTGTCATTATCAAAGTCTTAGTCCTCCTAAACCCGACATAAACATTACAGCTACTTGTCATTCACAAGA
Encoded here:
- the LOC134178847 gene encoding uncharacterized protein LOC134178847 → MDPKSFQTMRASGTLCDCTIQIGDEQSEVHGVVMASRSDYFRGLLESGMKDANLVDLSNMPANHDTINLIVDFCYGMRGQDRLDESNIAHVLCSALYLQMSGQNNLTGICRDKLRKLTEQNLTSCLTILDNCTDIGVVAEREGVMEKCVEAAVRHFQSYEEDENGPFDDFCKSVGLENLPIRWMEQILEKMQQSECDLAMITSVSTVYVTSIISCYYEGSQMEGNSPYSLDTNRPSAASPTTLLEAFETIMSYVPDEATTLCSRAVVPTWFARSLEFATKHSLASASRIFSMCASIYQKLAESNDEDTVVYKLKPNIIIELNRVTQANHGHFADCVKKLTDRYLLVQVRHRSLTPSDFVQVLQSTDWCSRESFDAPFVALNEMLEIPEDVMQIDKDEIANMVANIDFTKLSQDELERAAANSKIPREVIMMAAVNVCSTLRSEIAITSQALNDEKIEATILKSASDTANQSIKLLRKQNETLQTQLQIEEDVMEWIKKIVGNWTQSTSMVERTCHYQSLSPPKPDINITATCHSQDRGNHFQLSIQNLSHYPVQVTMPQARFRSTSVSYNSQIDKVYCVRLRGHSEWPFILVNARTNELWTPNSSHSTPFHVWKRIYANKK